A window of the Virgibacillus pantothenticus genome harbors these coding sequences:
- a CDS encoding ArsA family ATPase, with amino-acid sequence MEDINKKIVFIGGKGGVGKSTSAAALAWRRAREGRKTLLVSTDPAHNLGDIFEQKIGGRIKKVSTHLDVIEIDPEQETTVYINTVKENIKGIVQPSMTDEVNRQLDTAKASPGADEAALFNKLISIIIEEHLHYDQCIVDTAPTGHTIRLLTLPELMGVWIDGLLQRRKKTNKNYTQLLNDGEPIEDPIYDVLNERKERFRKARELLLNGDITGFIFVVNPESLSITETDKAIRLLAKHQLYVKTLIINKLLPQQVEGEFFLKRKQMEQAYVQQIEEKFKTQQKWYVPLFNHDIMDKKQLEAFSTFF; translated from the coding sequence ATGGAAGATATCAACAAAAAGATTGTATTTATCGGCGGAAAAGGAGGAGTAGGGAAGTCAACATCTGCAGCAGCACTTGCTTGGAGACGAGCTAGAGAAGGACGGAAAACATTGCTTGTTTCGACAGACCCTGCTCATAATTTGGGAGATATTTTCGAACAGAAAATCGGCGGACGGATAAAAAAAGTAAGTACGCATTTAGATGTGATTGAAATCGATCCAGAACAGGAAACAACCGTTTACATCAACACTGTAAAGGAAAATATAAAAGGTATTGTACAACCATCTATGACAGATGAGGTGAACCGGCAATTGGATACCGCCAAAGCCTCACCTGGAGCAGATGAAGCGGCGTTATTTAATAAGCTTATCTCTATTATTATTGAAGAACATCTCCATTATGACCAATGTATTGTTGATACAGCACCGACTGGTCATACGATTCGATTATTAACTTTACCAGAATTAATGGGCGTGTGGATAGACGGACTATTGCAACGGAGGAAAAAAACGAATAAAAACTATACCCAATTGCTAAATGATGGAGAACCGATTGAAGATCCCATTTATGATGTGCTCAACGAAAGAAAAGAACGTTTTAGAAAAGCAAGAGAATTATTATTAAATGGAGACATAACGGGTTTTATATTTGTAGTGAACCCAGAAAGTCTGTCCATTACAGAAACCGACAAGGCAATCCGATTACTTGCCAAGCATCAGCTTTATGTGAAAACATTAATTATAAATAAATTATTACCCCAACAGGTGGAAGGGGAATTCTTTTTAAAGCGTAAACAAATGGAACAAGCCTATGTACAACAAATTGAAGAAAAGTTCAAAACACAACAAAAATGGTACGTTCCTTTGTTCAATCATGATATTATGGATAAGAAACAGCTAGAAGCGTTTAGCACATTTTTCTAA